In one window of Pagrus major chromosome 12, Pma_NU_1.0 DNA:
- the cldn5b gene encoding claudin-5b encodes MLAACLEFLGMTLCVTGSLLVMIACGLPMWKVTAFIDSNIVVAQTIWDGLWMSCVVQSTGQMQCKVHDSVLALTQDLQTARALTIISAVLGVVALTVTVAGAQCTNCLRDEAVKAKVVHAGGVIYIMSGLFVLVPLCWMANNIIVDFHDPQVPPSKKREIGAAIYIGWAATALLLLGGTLLCCSFSQGARGAYPIKYAPTKTITANGDKKYYV; translated from the coding sequence ATGCTCGCTGCGTGTCTGGAGTTCCTCGGCATGACGCTGTGCGTCACGGGCTCGCTGCTGGTGATGATCGCCTGCGGGCTGCCCATGTGGAAGGTGACTGCGTTCATCGACTCCAACATCGTGGTGGCGCAGACCATCTGGGACGGGCTGTGGATGTCGTGCGTGGTTCAGAGCACCGGACAGATGCAGTGCAAAGTCCACGACTCGGTTCTGGCTCTGACGCAGGACCTGCAGACGGCGCGCGCCCTCACCATCATCTCCGCCGTGCTGGGGGTCGTCGCGCTCACGGTGACGGTGGCCGGGGCGCAGTGCACCAACTGCCTCAGGGACGAGGCGGTGAAGGCGAAGGTGGTGCACGCCGGAGGGGTCATCTACATCATGAGCGGGCTGTTCGTGCTGGTGCCGCTGTGCTGGATGGCCAACAACATCATCGTGGACTTCCACGACCCGCAGGTGCCTCCGTCCAAGAAGAGGGAGATCGGAGCCGCCATCTACATCGGCTGGGCCGCCAccgcgctgctgctgctgggaggaACCCTGCTGTGCTGCTCCTTCTCTCAGGGCGCGAGGGGAGCGTACCCCATCAAATACGCGCCCACCAAGACGATCACAGCCAACGGGGACAAGAAGTATTACGTTTAA
- the acads gene encoding short-chain specific acyl-CoA dehydrogenase, mitochondrial, translating to MAALFKARKALGLCLGGCRSLSQLAELPDTHQLLRQTCRDYADRELNPIAAKLDKEHLYPAKQIQELGAMGVMAIEVPEELGGAGMDYLAYSVAMEEISRGCASTGVVVSVNNSLYIGPVLKFGSEEQKQQWITPFTTGEKVGCFALSEPGNGSDAGAASTTARQDGDEWVLNGTKAWITNSWDASATVVFATTDKSLKHKGISAFLVPMPHPGLSLGKKEDKLGIRASSTANIILEDCRIPLGNMLGPRGAGFKIAMQTLDSGRIGIASQALGIAQASLDCAADYALKRTAFGSPIGKLQAIQFKLADMALAIESARLLTWKASLLRDSHKPFTKEAAMAKLAASEAATFCAHQAIQVLGGMGYVADMPAERHYRDARITEIYEGTSEIQRLVIAGQLLKEYQS from the exons ATGGCTGCACTGTTCAAGGCGAGGAAAG CTCTTGGCTTGTGTCTCGGCGGCTGTCGAAGTCTGTCTCAGCTGGCGGAGTTACCAGACACGCATCAGCTCCTGAGACAGACCTGCAGAGACTACGCTGACAGAGAACTGAACCCCATCGCTGCCAAACTGGACAAGGAGCATTTGTATCCTGCcaaacag ATTCAGGAGTTGGGGGCGATGGGGGTGATGGCCATAGAGGTGCCCGAGGAGCTGGGTGGAGCTGGGATGGATTATCTGGCGTACAGTGTGGCGATGGAGGAGATCAGCAGAGGCTGCGCCAGCACTGGAGTCGTGGTCTCCGTGAACAAC TCTCTCTACATCGGACCGGTTTTGAAGTTTGGCTCAGAAGAACAGAAGCAGCAGTGGATCACACCGTTCACCACCGGAGAGAAGGTGGGCTGCTTTGCCCTCAGTGAGCCAG GTAATGGCAGTGATGCGGGTGCAGCCTCCACAACAGCTCGTCAGGACGGAGACGAGTGGGTGCTGAATGGCACCAAAGCCTGGATCACCAACAGCTGGGACGCCTCTGCCACCGTCGTGTTCGCCACCACCGACAAGTCGCTCAAACACAAG GGCATCAGTGCCTTCCTGGTCCCCATGCCGCACCCGGGGCTCTCTCTGGGGAAGAAGGAAGACAAGCTGGGCATCAGAGCCTCGTCCACTGCTAACATCATCCTGGAGGACTGCAGGATACCGCTGGGGAACATGCTGGGCCCTCGTGGAGCCGGATTTAAGATCGCCATG CAAACCCTGGACAGCGGACGGATCGGCATCGCCTCTCAGGCTCTCGGCATCGCTCAGGCTTCTCTGGACTGCGCTGCGGACTACGCACTCAAACGCACGGCATTCGGATCGCCCATCGGCAAACTGCAGGCCATACAG TTCAAACTGGCCGACATGGCGTTGGCGATAGAGAGCGCTCGTCTCCTCACCTGGAAGGCTTCACTCCTTCGAGACTCGCACAAACCCTTCACCAAG GAAGCAGCCATGGCCAAGCTAGCAGCGTCTGAAGCCGCCACGTTCTGCGCCCATCAG GCCATCCAGGTTCTGGGTGGGATGGGTTACGTGGCCGACATGCCCGCCGAGAGGCACTACCGCGACGCTCGCATCACAGAGATCTACGAGGGCACCAGTGAGATCCAGAGACTGGTCATAGCCGGCCAGTTACTGAAGGAATACCAGTCGTAG